The genomic segment CAAGTACCCCTTTTTTTCGATGTATGTGTTTGATTAtagatttttttcttgttcataAATCCTTAATGTACATAAAAGAAACATATGTAATCTTTGATTAATTCTCCTTTCGATCCTATGAAGAAGGTAAACTCAATTTCAATCAAATTTTACAccaaaaataagtaaatatcATTTCTTTTCCGGTTTTTGACCACACTGGTCGCATGACCCATCATTACACAACTATTTGGATACATAAAACCCCGTCATCCTAAAGGGGTAAAGTGTATATATCTTGAGTTTAGGAGGGCAAAATGTTATACACCCTCAAGTTCAGGGGCAAAGTGTAATTAACCCATATGATAATACAGTCTAATTCATTAGATGGACTGGAATATGAATACCAATACAGTGAAcgtggatatatatatatatatatatatatatatatatatgtacaaattGCTAGCAGTTCAGTCACTGTTACACAGGAAATCCTAAAAGGAAGGAAATCATTGCAGGTTACAATAAGGCATCAAATCAAAACTAAGGGTTAAAACTAGAAAATTGGGCCAGAACCACAAAACACTGACTGTGGAACCTTCTCATATCGTAGCTTCATGTAGATGGAGCACAGGCATATTGTTCTACAAGAGAAGCATAGATGCCATCTGCTATACTAATCAAGCTTTCATGGTTCCCTTTCTCCTGAATCACACCATTTTTAACAACTGCAATCAAGTCTGCGCCCTTAATTGTGGAGAGCCTGTGTGTCACCACTATTGTGGTTTTACCCTCCATAGCTTGAACCAATGCATCTTGAGCTACATTTTCAGATTCAGCATCAAGAGAACTAGTGGCCTCATCAAGAAGTAAAATCTTGGGGGACTTTATAATTGCTCGGGCAATGGCCACTCTTTGCTTCTGGCCACCTGATAATTGTTTCCCTCTTTCACCTATTATTGTGTCGTAgccctgaaattttttttttgcctttttgtaGTGAATCAACGTAGCTCTTTCAACTAAACAAGGAAGGTATAGTATTGGACAGCAAGAGTATGAGACGTTGAAAACAAAGAGTGTGAAGTTAATTAAGGGAAACTGTTTTTTGCATTGGTCTAAGGAATTTAAAGTGTCTTGGACCTTTCTAATAATAGTGATCCATAATCAGAAAACATAactaatcaattttttttttttttgtactgaATTGAGATAGATGgatttgcttgaatgttaacACAAGCTCAACAAGTGAGAGTAGTGCTCAGACCTGTTGTAAACTGCTGACAAAATTGTGAGCATTTGCTTTTTCTGCTGCAGATATGATTTCAGCTTCTGCGGCACTACCTTCTTTGCCATATGCAATGTTAGCACGGATTGTGCCATTAAATAAAACAGGTTCCTGACTTACTAATCCCATCTGCTGCCTTAACCATTTCAAATTCAGTGTTCTTAGTTCCATTCCATCTAGTGTGATTTCACCAGAATCAGGATCATAAAATCTTTGCAGTAGTGAAATGACAGTAGATTTTCCACTCCCACTATCTCCAACCAGAGCAAGTGTCTAAACATTGAGATGAAGATTGTTAATTTCACTTCATGTTTCTCTTTCGGATTAGAGAGGTGATGAGAAACCAGCTTCTTTTGCCAGAAAAATGCACGGCAAAGGATGCAACCAAGTACATTTAAAAACTTCAGCAACAGAAATCCACTCACGAAAATTTACCTGGCAAGACTCAATAGCCAAACAAAGATCTTTAAGAATCTGAACATCAGGTCTATTTGGATATTTGAAGCTGACATGCTGAAATAGTATTTCTCCCTTCACATTGTCTAATGTAATTCCTGAGGTTTTGCTCGAGTCTATAGGTGAATTCAGGTCAAGCAGTGCAAAGATGGAAGCAGCACCACTTCTTGCTTTGCTAGAGTCTGGACTAAGTTTACTTGATTGAGATATAGCAATGGCAGCCATGGTCAAGCCATAAAAAACCTACCAATTACGTGAATTGGAAGATGATCAATTGCAACAGAAAAGATATAAATCACTGTATTATTTGGTAGCTAGAAAAATGATAAAGGAAAATGCCATTGCGTATCTTACCTGGAAAACGTCACTAAAGGTTATCTTGCCAGCCTCAACAAATTGAGCTCCAGCATAGAAAATGGTTGCATAGATAGAATACAGGAGGAACATGGACAAACCGTATCCTACAGCACCATACAATCCTCGTTTTATTCCTGTTGTGGCAGGGCCGTTACATTTCTTCTCATACAAGGATATCACCTTATCCTCTGCAGAAAGGGATGCAACTGTCCTAATACTTCTGACTGCATCAATGGCTACTTGAGTGGCTTCCTCGTATAACTTCTGCAAACAGAATGGAATTTCAACTTTTATTGCACGATCCTCTAATCCATAATCAAATACTTGACTCCCTTAATTTGAACATACCCAACCAGCTTTGAAACTTATCTCATATTGTTTTACATTTTCCCTACTGCTTACTAACTCTGGAAATTATCAGCACATACTAGTTGTAGGACTATTTCATTTGTGAAAGCATAACTAGTTTCtgctcaaccataaacgataaACTAATGCTTCTTCCTATAGATAGTTAATCAAATTTCTCCAAATTGAAGGACTATATCAATTTATGGCAGAAACAAAGTATATACCTAGTCATAACATATGATTCATAGTAGATATCCTCTGGTTCTTCAGAATTAAAAATAAGTTTGTTTAGTGTCTATGCTAACAATCTTGAAAGCAAACACGAGTTCTGATTTCCTTTAaccaagtcaaaagtcaacACCAATACTCTTTCCAAGCAATTTGCTTAAGAATTCTGTCTACAAAAATCAAGTTTTGGACAAACCTTTGCATTAGCACTATATCCACTCAAGGCTTTCGAGTACATATACCCATTGAAGCCAATCAATGGTAACATGGATATTACTATCAGAGATAACCGCCAGCTTGCTGCAAAACCAATAAGTAGGCCTGCAAAACCTGTTGCACTGTTCTGAACAAGCATGGAAAGTGATTCACCGACTAGACTTCCCACAGATGTTGCATCAATTGAAAGCTGGGAGCCAATTCTACCACTTGAATTCTCCTCCCTGTCAAACCAACTTATGTCCATATAAACTATTTTCTCAAAGCACTTCAATCGAATACGTTTGATTAGCTTACATCCTGCCACAGCAAAATAGTATGCTTTTAATGGTGTTGCCAACAAGGAAGCCACCCCAAGAACTACTAACATTAATGCCCAGAATCTTGAATTCTTATGAAGTTCATGAGCAGGGTCATAGAATGTCTTGATTCCTCTTGATAGAATTACCCCAAGAATTGGCAACATTGAACCAGTAATAACAGCTGCCAAGGAACCAAGCAATAGTTctggaatttctggtttgttaAGATAGGCCAAGCGGTAAAGTGGAACTTGTTGTTCCATTTTTGATGgcatggaaactgatttttTTGATTCTCCCACTTCTGTTTCTGGCATATCAATTGAAATGGAGAATGAGTGACGGCTGCTGCTACCTACTACAGATGAGCACTGACTTGTGGATTCCAGATAGGAAATTCTCTGGTTCAAATGTCTTCCAGAATCTACTTTGATCTCTGATTTATCATGATTATCGACAATGCCATCATCTGGTCCTTTATTAAGCTGTTGTTGCCGTATGAGCTGGGAATATGCTCCTTCAGGATCTTGTAGTAGCTCAGTATGCGAACCTGAAAGTTCGAAAGGATTGAATCGGATATAAGCATTTTTACCGGCCTAATGGACCGAGAAACAAGTAATTTTAGCTGCAGAAAAGGTCTAAAGTATGATTATTCTTCAGGTAATATCTGGCAATGTGAGAACCCTTTCTCGATGGACTCAGAAAAGATACCAAGCACCTACGTTAAGTTTTTGAAAGCTGCGGGACATCCTTCAATTTGAAAAACTTGACTAGTCACTAATTTCAGTTAGTGAATTTCAGTGCACAAGCCTTTTAAGACAGATAATTAAAAGTTACATTAGCATTGTGATGGTATTAATCATCCAAACCCAAAGCAATATGAAGGGTTTGCAAGAGAGTGTCCTAGAGAAGCAAGTGATGGAGGATGCGAAATATGTCTACTAGTGAACTAATACTATCAAAACATGAGACTTAGCTATCTACAAAAGATTTTAGCTCTCCATAGTTTGTTCCAAACCGTCATTTTTACCTATCAGCAAATCATTGAGGTAGTATACTTCAGAAGCACCAACCTTTTTCAACGATCTTTCCTTGATCAATAACAGCAATTTCATCTGCATTCTTCACAGTGCTCAAACGATGTGCCACAATGACAGTTGTTCGGTTGACCATAACCCCATCCAGAGCTTCTTGCAAAGTCCTCTCAGATTCTGCATCAGGAGCACTTGTGGCTTCATCCAATAGTAGAATTCTGGGGTCTTTCAAAATTGCTCTAGCTATGGCAATTCTCTGCTTTTGCCCCCCTGACATCTGAATTCCATGCGAACCAACCATCGTGTCTAGTCCCTGAGCATATAAGTACGCTTAAAAATGTCAAAAGAGAAGCTGTTAAAGCACAATTGAACAAAAAGGAAATTATGAGAATGCAAGGTTTAAGTTGAAAAAAACTTCTGCGGATTCTACTGCTGAATTTTTGTTGTCGGTATCTGGGCCAGTTCAAAAGAACTCATTTTGGAGAAGGCTGTGagagagaattttttttatgtCTTACTACTGCAAGTTCTTAGTATTGTCTTTAATTTTACCTGTTGGTGCAGGGTTTAACATCATGCAGCTAAAGAAAAGCCTACATTACGTGCCAAGACTTCGACCGTGATTTGTATTTTGTAACAGTTTTGAAAGAGTGCACCTCTACAAACATAAGTTCTTGCCATCCAGGTAAGGGTCTCAAAGCTAAACCTGAGGTAATTTGTCAATGAACTTAGCAGCATTGGCATGTTCTGCAGCAGCTTGTATTTCTTCGGGACTTGCGTTATCCTTTCCATATGCAATATTATCCCTAATGCTCAGGGCAAACAATACAGGTTCCTGGCTGACAAGACCAATTTTGCTTCTGATCCACTTGAGCTGAAATTCTTTGATATTAATATCATCTATCAGAACTTCACCTGCTTGAGGATCATAAAACCTCTCGATAAGGCTGAGAACGGTTGATTTTTCTTGTCCACTTTGTCCAACCAATGCTGTAGTTGTTCCACTTGGTATGAAGAGAGAAAATCCACTAAATATCTGTTCATGTAGCCTTGCTGGATAACTGAAATAGATATCCTTCAATTCTATAGTGCCGGTCATATTATCTAATTTCAGTCCATCTGAATTGGAAGGACTGATATCTGGCTTTCTCTTCATTATCTGATATATTTTAAAACCTACAGATTGTCCTGATGCAAATGCACTCAAGCAAGGGGATGCTTGCCCAACAAAACTGGCAGAAAATCAAAATGATCAGAAATTTGTTAGCAATTAAGGACTCATACGATCACGTTAACCAACATCAGGCCATCAACCCCAAAAAATGCAACCTCTTCAGGCATGGCATCTAAACACGCatagacaaaaagaaaaatgttacTTACAAGGATCCAGTTAGCACAGAAAGCGTTACATTCAGGACATCTCCTCCAGAATATTGTTTTTCGGCAATCATTTTGGATCCAAACCATATGGCTAAGGCATAAATACAGTAGTAAAAGAacatgaaaagaccaaaaccGAAACCAGCTGCCAATCCCTCTTGCACTCCTGAATTGTAAGCTTTATTTAGGGATTTGCCATATTTGGCAATTGCTTGCTTCTCCCCTGTAAAAGATGCAACCTAAATTCCAAAAGCAAGTTCAATAGTCAGGAAAACAATAGGCTTAAACAAATTCCATTGCAGAACTATTCTTAAATTATTCTTACCGTTCTAATTGAGCTAAGAGTCTGTTCAACCACTGTTGCTGCTACTGAATAGGCTGCTTGTCCGCGGGATGCTTGTTTCGCTGGTTGGATGATCGTTACAGAGGACGTAAGGATGAGTGGCGGAATTGAAGATAACAAGACCAAGGAGAGCAACCAACCCTTGTTAAAAGCTGAGGCAAAGCCTCCAACAACAGAAGCCGACAACTGTATGAATCTTCCGACCTGTTATTTGCATCAAAAAGGAAAGTAACATATTATGCTTCAGTGATGCTAAAAACTTCTTGTTCTGTATTTTTGCACTGACACCTTTTCACCAATGGCATCTTGGATAGTAATAGTATCAACTGATATCCTCTCAATAATCTCTCCTGTACTAGGGTCtttatcaaaaaatgcaatATCTTGCGTTAATAAAGATTGCAGGTATAAACTTCTTATCCGAGCAGCCTGCCTCTGTCCTGTGACTGTCCAGCAAGCTACCTCTGCCAAGAAGGGGCATTGTTGAGTTTCTCTTGTAAAAAGACCACGGTTCTGTTGAGCAAATTACAGTTCAGGTAATCAAATTAACTTACGAGAGAACGATGCTGCTCCAAATCCCAGAGCCAAGTACACATACTTTGAAGATACCTGAAGATCATTTTGCTCGTTACATAGTCAGGACTTCACAAGATACTGCACTTACACTTGCATTTACCAGATATACCACATATGTAGTTAGCTTTGAGATAACTTCTGAATGGAAGTAGAGAAGTTAAGTCGAAgatattttctaatttcttaAATGGAAAACTGCAACAATACTGAGAATTGGTATGCTAAACTGGAGTGCTTAATATATATACCTTTGACACTTCATGTACAACTTGCTTTCTGTCCAGTGTTTCACCAAACGAATTTAACATCTCTCCCAGTGTCCCAGTCGTAAGGAACAGACAAATCCCAGCTCCAGCTGCTGCGATTGTACCAACAACCATTAGGACATAGTCAGCAGGATCGGCAAAGGAGAACAGCTTGTAGAATGGAACTTTATCggccatttccttttcttttcgaCCATTATCTGGATTTTCTTGATTGCCTGACGCTTTCAGTGAAGTGTTTTGGTCGTTAACTGTGCTTCCATCCAAGCAAATTTCCTCAGTCATTAATTGATTGCAGTGCTTGTTCTCCATTTCTCAGGTATTGGTACTTCACACTCGAATGGAAATGGTATAGCTGGAAGATTAGCATTTGATTACTCCAGCTTCATATATATGCAGACTTGGTAATTAAAATGATGATGAGATGGGACCAAGAGCTTAATATTCTATTAAATATTCGTCAAATCCGTAATCATATGTGAATGATCATACACCATGGATCATCCAAAgagccaaagaaaaaaaattgcacgGAAGATGGTTTGATCCTCATAAGAACCAAAAGAGTTTAGTTATCTATCCATTACCATTACAAAAGAACCATAAATCTTGGTGTTTTAAGCGTAAGTAATATTTTGGTCTTAGTTTTTCTTATTCCCATTATGTCCTTATTAATTGATGATTGAAGTTTCATATTGTGTCCTTTTTATTTAATGATGATTAAAAGTCACAATACATACATGTTCGTTTAGAACTGTTAATCACCAATAAGAAGATAAAAGGTTAAATTGACAACTAAATTCATCATAATATAGCATGAAAAGAGCAGAATGGCAAGAATAATTACAAAATACTAAGACAAAAGATTTACAAGTACTGAAACTGAATAACATTTATAGTATCCATATTTTTAATTTGCAATTTACCTTTTAAATTTGTGCTTTTATTAATGTATCTTTTCTCCTATTATCCCAACTTCTCAAAGTCTTGGACTAGAAGAAGTCATCAAAATATTGCTTGGAaagtttcttttcaaaattgttcaaaattttgatttagcAATTAGTCTTTTAAGGAATGTGTCGGTGGCAAAGAATGGATCATTGCCTAATTTTcattgatgaaattttatttCTGTGAGGCTGAAAACTTGCTTATAAATGCACAAAACTTAGGAAGACGATAGTCTtatggtcaaaaaaaaaaatccctttaATATAATGTGCTAATCTAAAACCATCAATTAATTCACACTATTCCTGCAACTCTTCAATGGAAAATGGGGTAATAAACTGGTTGGATTAATCATTAATTGAGCCATTCATGCCACATGAAATAGCTTAAACCAAGATTTAGTGAGGAATCTACAAAAAGACTTTTTCAAGTTGCACGAGAAAGAAGGTTAAATTATGAAGTGGGCAAATATGATGGTTGGATTGGAATTAGAAATTGATTGTGTtggtaaagaaaaggaaagtttGGATTCAGAATTTCAACTTGCATATACTTGAAACTACTCTTGGAGAATGTTAAGGTATTATTTTAGCCCCACCTAATTTTCTATGCAAATATACGAATTTAGTCTAAGAGATCTTTAAATTGTTGTCCAGAATCTCTTTCACAATAGCTGCAAACGAGCATGTTTTAGCAAATGCTTTGCTAAGTTTGGTTTCATGCCCTGGTTTGATAAATTcatacaaaatttcatcttCTTGCAGTTGTAACTTTGATAAAATATACAGTTACTTAGCCAACCTTCCATCTTTAGAGTTTTTTCATGTAATACTTGTTTAACATTTAATAGGCAAAAAATATTTTGTATGAAAATGTAATATCTTGAGAAATATATTTACGTATAAAACACATCTTACCAAGAATCCAGAAACAGAAAACTAGAGCATTGTACGAATAGACTCCTAATTATGTAGCAAActggatttcatttttctcaatatCTAGTTAAGAAATTTGATCAGCGATTCGAACGTCATTGTCGGATTCAATTCATATTTGGCTTCTATAGGGAATAAATTTATTAACACCAAACATCTTAAGAGTTGTAGaaacaattgaaaatttcatcGTGAATACAGATGGGATTTTTAGATGTTACCGGAAACCCTTTGATGCTGAGTCTACATTCTTTGTTGACTCGAACATTGGAGTAGCCCTGAGGTTACCGTCTGAATTTCTCCTTTGTTACCCTTTTGTGCAGAGAAATGTCCGGCCGGCCCTTAAACTATTACTTTTGTATACTTTTGACCCCTAAATTGTACTACGTAGTGTTTGAACTTTTAAACAAATTAATGTGTAAGATTTTAGCCCTTCTATCAATCCCCGTTGTTTGAGCTAATGGAATGAAGTGGCAAAATAGTCCCTTaacgaaaaaatgaaaaacaaaggatgATGAGTTTTtggctattttttctttttttcctcgtGAATTTTCCCATCCTGTAGCCCCAATTTTTATGATATTCAGTAAGAATGATAAGAAATATGATAGTGTAATCTCTTTGCTCATCTTCTCATTGTTTATTTTTTGTGGAAGGACAATTTTGTCCCACCAttcgatttggccaaacaacaGAAATTGACAGAAGGGTCAAAAGCTTACATATTAATTTATTTAAGGACTTAAACAATACAAAATATAGCCTTAGGGGTCAAAAGTGTATAACATGTAACAGTTGAGGGACCGGCTGTGCAATTCACTCTAAAGAAATCTAATCGGGCTTTAAGAAGGACATACCAGAAACGTATACGTTTACGAAATGTGAGTGTGATAGAAAATTGGTTTTATTAAAGAATTGAGAAAATTTCATCTTACTTATATAGTaggattttaaatattttaataaaaataaac from the Coffea arabica cultivar ET-39 chromosome 11e, Coffea Arabica ET-39 HiFi, whole genome shotgun sequence genome contains:
- the LOC113719599 gene encoding ABC transporter B family member 11; the encoded protein is MENKHCNQLMTEEICLDGSTVNDQNTSLKASGNQENPDNGRKEKEMADKVPFYKLFSFADPADYVLMVVGTIAAAGAGICLFLTTGTLGEMLNSFGETLDRKQVVHEVSKVSSKYVYLALGFGAASFSQVACWTVTGQRQAARIRSLYLQSLLTQDIAFFDKDPSTGEIIERISVDTITIQDAIGEKVGRFIQLSASVVGGFASAFNKGWLLSLVLLSSIPPLILTSSVTIIQPAKQASRGQAAYSVAATVVEQTLSSIRTVASFTGEKQAIAKYGKSLNKAYNSGVQEGLAAGFGFGLFMFFYYCIYALAIWFGSKMIAEKQYSGGDVLNVTLSVLTGSFFVGQASPCLSAFASGQSVGFKIYQIMKRKPDISPSNSDGLKLDNMTGTIELKDIYFSYPARLHEQIFSGFSLFIPSGTTTALVGQSGQEKSTVLSLIERFYDPQAGEVLIDDINIKEFQLKWIRSKIGLVSQEPVLFALSIRDNIAYGKDNASPEEIQAAAEHANAAKFIDKLPQGLDTMVGSHGIQMSGGQKQRIAIARAILKDPRILLLDEATSAPDAESERTLQEALDGVMVNRTTVIVAHRLSTVKNADEIAVIDQGKIVEKGSHTELLQDPEGAYSQLIRQQQLNKGPDDGIVDNHDKSEIKVDSGRHLNQRISYLESTSQCSSVVGSSSRHSFSISIDMPETEVGESKKSVSMPSKMEQQVPLYRLAYLNKPEIPELLLGSLAAVITGSMLPILGVILSRGIKTFYDPAHELHKNSRFWALMLVVLGVASLLATPLKAYYFAVAGCKLIKRIRLKCFEKIVYMDISWFDREENSSGRIGSQLSIDATSVGSLVGESLSMLVQNSATGFAGLLIGFAASWRLSLIVISMLPLIGFNGYMYSKALSGYSANAKKLYEEATQVAIDAVRSIRTVASLSAEDKVISLYEKKCNGPATTGIKRGLYGAVGYGLSMFLLYSIYATIFYAGAQFVEAGKITFSDVFQVFYGLTMAAIAISQSSKLSPDSSKARSGAASIFALLDLNSPIDSSKTSGITLDNVKGEILFQHVSFKYPNRPDVQILKDLCLAIESCQTLALVGDSGSGKSTVISLLQRFYDPDSGEITLDGMELRTLNLKWLRQQMGLVSQEPVLFNGTIRANIAYGKEGSAAEAEIISAAEKANAHNFVSSLQQGYDTIIGERGKQLSGGQKQRVAIARAIIKSPKILLLDEATSSLDAESENVAQDALVQAMEGKTTIVVTHRLSTIKGADLIAVVKNGVIQEKGNHESLISIADGIYASLVEQYACAPST